AGGTTCTCTGGCGTGGCCGCAGTCTCCAGATCGGCGTAGAATCGCCGCCGGTTGTAGAGTCCTGTAAGCTCGTCGCTGTCGGCTAACAAGCGCGCCTCGCGCTCCTGCCGGCCCGCTTCCGCGGCGGTGTAGGAGTGCTCCGCCAGTTGCACGTTGAGATGTCGAACCCGGCGCGCGATCATCGCCGCGATGGCGAGGAACAAGGCGATGCACAAGCAGATGATCGGCAGCGCTTCGCGAACTGCCAACGAACCCGGAGCGAGGCGCTTCCAAGCGATCGTGCCAATGTAAGCTCCCGACCAGTCGTGCACATCGGTCGAGGCTTCGTCGCGTGAGGGCTTGCCGTCAGGGAGCCATCGCAGATCTCGCAAGCCGAAGCCCTTCGCCCACTCTTCCAGCAATTTATGGTCGAGCAAACGTATGTCGACGAAAATGCGGTAGGACGACATGTCGAGCGTTGCGGGGCCTCGTTCCCGCACGATCGGGGAGAAGGCAATCAAGGCCGGCGTTCCCCCCGCCTTTCCAAGAAGAACGCCGGCGTCGCCCCGCCGTCTGACGGCGGCTTCGTTGACAGGAACTCTGGCAAGCAAAGCTTTCAGCGTGCGCGATCCGATCAATTCAGCAAGAGGCGGTTCGCGCCCTTCTGGAAGATGCGCAAACAATGTGTGCCCGTGTGCATCAATCACGTAACCCAGGCCGATGGGGGTCCCCCACTGCGATGCTATCCATGGATCCTGCATAGAGCCGTAAGCATGGGTGAACGCATCGTCCCAATGCGCGTTAATGTAGGCTTCGTTGCTGATACGCGAGCGTTCGCGGTCGATGGCCCCAGATATCGAGATCGCTGCCAGTTTATCGGCGTGGTCATCAGCATGAGAGACGAGAAAGCTTACGATGAGCGCTGAAGTCAGCACCGAGAGAAATATCAACACAGTCAACAGCGCAGTGTTAGACGAACTGCCGGCTCGCGATATGCGCAGCGCAACGCGGTATGCTTTCCCAAGCGCGGCGTACAATGTTGCCATCGACCTAAACTGGCTGAAACGCGTTAAGGGGCGGTAAAATTTCACTCCTAACTGCCCGCGTAAAAAAATAGTCCCAGGTGGAGTTCGTCTCTAGTCCAAATTCCTTCGCTTGGAGAGAGCCAGCTAACCCGTTCGCGCCAAGTTGCAAGGCTTGACGGTGCCGGCCCCGCCTCTCCTTCCCCGACGGCAGATCACTCGCCCAAAGCGTCACGTTGCTTCGACCAGCTTTGGAACACTGCTGGACGGCGACATAACCCGCCATCGGCCATTCAAGACAACGGCACAGATGGCGAAAATCTCCTACATCTCGTCGCATGAACGAAGAAGCAGTTTCAGGGAGCGGATTTGGGCTCGGGAACGTCCGCGATCAGGGCGGAATTCGTGCGAGGGCAGGGCGGTAGTGGTAGGTCGCGACCAAAGCAGGTCTTTCGTAGCTGCTGCGAAGAATGGCTGAATTTTCTCAAACCTGCCGCTACCGCATGTGGCTGCTACGATGATACTAAGTCCCTATGCCGTTGATCTAAGCACACAACGAAAGCCGATGTGCGAAGTGGAGCTGTCGATCATCTCGGGATGACGCGCGGCGGGGCGGTAGCGCTGGCAATAGTTCGCGGCGCACAGGTGCGACCCGCCCTTGAGCACCTTGCGGCCAATCCGGATCGCGGGCTGCGAAGGGTCGAAGCTGTCCTTGAGCTTCCCGCCGCGCGGGTTGCTGAGCGTGCAGCACGATCCGCCGGCCTTCTTCTTCGCGGTCTCGGGCGTGTCGGCCCACCAGTCGCTGGTCCATTCCCAGCTGTTGCCGATCATGTCGACGAGGCCGTAGCCGTTGGCGGGATAGGTGCCCACTGGCGAAGTCCGCTCCCACCCGTCCAGCATCTGGTTGGCGAAGGGGAACAGCCCCTGCCAGTAGTTGGCCATCATCGCGCCGTCCGGGGCCAGTTCGTCACCCCAGGCGTAGTCCGCGCCCTCCAGCCCGCCGCGCGCTGCGAATTCGAACTCGGCTTCGGTGGGCAGGTCCTTGCCGGCCCAGCGGGCATAGGCCTCGGCGTCGGCGTAGGCGATCTGGACGACCGGGTGATCCCATAGCCCCAGGCTCTCGACATCGCTGTCGGGGCCAAGCGGATAGTGCCAGTCCGCGCCGAATTCGAACGCCCACCAGTTGGCGGGGTTGGACGTGTCGACCGGGGTCCTGCTCTTGTGAAACACCAGCGAACCGGCGCGGTCCATGCCGGGCAGCATTCCGGGGTAGTCCCTCCGATCGGGGACGATCTCGGCGACGGTGGTGTAGCCGGTCGCTTCAACGAAAGCTGCGAACCGGCGGTTGGTGACGGGCGCGATGTCTATCCAGAAGCCGTCGACCGCCACACGGCGCAACGGCGCTTCCTCTGGATAAAAGCGTTCGGAGCCCATCGTAAAGGTGCCGCCCGGGATCCATGTCATGCCGTCCGGGGTTGTGTCCCGCTCCGGGGCGGTGCGCTGACCTGTATCCATCTTTCGTCCTACTCACCGCCGCCTTTGCGCATCTTAGCCAGAAGACCCTCCCAATCGAAGATCGGGGTCGACGGGGTGTAGCAATCCGTAAGTGTCAGGGCCAAATACTTCCCTGCGCTCTTGAGGTACTCGTTCTCACCGTTCATTGCCATGTGGGCAACCTCCAGTGCTGGCATCGCCGCCTTGCCTAAAAATGTCAGGGCGTTGATCGCATGCAGACGTATCTGCCAAGGTTGCGCGGGGGTGCACAGCGTCACCAGTGCCGGGACAGCGGCATCCGTCCGGCCCATCTTCGTAAGGGCCTCCGCCAACTGGATGCGCACGTGTGGGCGGGTTTCCCGAGTGAAGGCGTCCAGCATCTCCGCTTTGGCTGGCGCAGCCTTGTCGCCAAGGATCAGTAAGCCGATTGCGGCCCAGTAACGCAGCACTTCGACGGAGCTCGCCAGTGCGGCGCGCAGCGAAGGCAGGCCTTCGATCCTGCCTATCGCGGCAGTACGGGCGAGCGCCATGACGTCCTTGAGCGGATAGTCCGCCGGATCGCGGCTTTCCGCCCAGCCTTCGCCCGCCATGCCTTCGGGAATGAAGCCGTTGTCGTGGATCGCCATCATCTGTGCGTCCACGGCCGCGCTCAAGGTCTTGCGCACGGCGCGATGGGCCGGATCGGTTGCCAGATTGTGCAGCTCTTCGGGATCGGCCTTGAGGTCGTAGAGTTCCTCGAACGGCTTGGGCTGGAAGAAACGTGCCTGTACCTCGTTGAGTGTGCCGTCGCGGTATGCCTGCTCCCACTCCTGATAGCCCTTGGCCAGCCATTCGAAGGCCTGATGCTGACCCCAGGGGCGGTGCGGCATGTAGTTGCGGATATAGCGCCAGCGACCATCGGTGACGGTGCGCTGAAAGTCGATCCGCTCGTCCATGCGGTTGCGCATGCCAAAGGCGTACTGCTGCGGCTTCGCATGGGCGCCGAGGAAGGGCTTGCCGGTCATCTGTACCGGCTGCTTCGCCCCGGCCAGAGCCAGGACCGTGGGCGCCAGATCTATGAAGCTGACCGGCGAGGTGATCTCAGAGCCGGGTCGGCCGGGCATCAGGTGCTGCCACTTGGGCGGTACATAGACCACCATGGCGCAGCGCAGCCCTTCGTCGAAGCAGTAGCGCTTTGATCGGCCGAGCACGCCGCCGTTGTCCGAGTAGTAGAAGACGATGGTATCCTCGGCGAGGCCATCGGCCTCCAGTTCGGCAAGACGCGTGGCTAACTGGCCGTCCATCTTCTCCATCAGGTTGTAATAGCTGGCGAAGTCCTGACGCACGCCCGGTGTGTCTGGCAGGAAGCTGGGGAGCTTCACCATGTCCGGCATTACGCGCCCATTGGTCGGCTTGAAGATCTGGGACTCGTGCGTGGTCTCGTAGTTGAACACGGCCATGAACGGCTGGTTCTTGTCCTCGCGCGATCGCCAGTGGGCAGCTTTACCCTGACCATCCCAGATCGCTTGCGGATCGGCATCGCAGTTGTAGTCGGTCTTGGCGCTGTTGGTGCAGAAATAGCCTGCCGCGCGCATCAGTTCGGGATAGGTCTTGAACGCCTTGGGCAGCTTGCCGACAGCCCGCATCTGGTTCGCCGGAGCGCAGCTTTCTGGATAGACGCCGGTCAGGATACCGAAGCGCGAAGGTGCGCAGACCGGCGCGTTGGAGAAGGCATTGCGAAACAGCAGGCCCTTCTTCGCCAGTGCGTCGATCGTCGGCGTGTGCGCCAGCGGATCGCCATAGGCGCCGATGTACGGGTTGTTGTCCTCACTGACGATCCACAGGATATTGGGGCGACCGGCCGGCGCCGCTGCGCGTGCAGCGCCGGATGTAGCGGCGAGTGTACCGGCTCCGGCGATGGACCCCAGAACCGTGCGGCGGGACATGTCGGTGTGGCTCAGGTTCTTATGACTCACTTGGGGCTGCCTCCCACCTGACGCTTGAGCTCATCGACGAGCGGCGGCGTGAAGATGAGCGGCTTGCTTGCCGCATTGGCATTCAGCTTGGCGGGGCTGTCGGGAAGGATCGGGTCGAAGCGGTCCGTTGGATTGGGCTTCACGTACCAGTCGGCGGGAAAGTCGGCGGCACGGGCGCCGTTCACGTCGCGACGTACCGCGCCGATGGTGTCGCGCATGCCATAGGGGATCACGTGCCTGCCTTCGCTGTTGGCGAGCTGGTCGAACAGTGCCTCGCGCAATTCCTGCTTCTTCGCGGCCCACTTCGGATCGTTGACGAGGTTGTGCATCTCGTCCGGATCGGTCTTCAGGTCGTAGAGTTCGTCGGTGTCCCAGACGCCGTAATACGCGATATACTTCACCCGGTCGCGCTCGATAGCGAAGGTGCCCGGCGTCATCGGGAAGTTGAATTCCCAATAGTACTCGTATGTGAAATCGCCCGGCTTCCAGTCAGCCGGGGCGGTCTTTCCTTCCCACAGCTTCCATGCGCTGGTGCCTTCGAACTGCGCCGGACGCTGCGCCCTGGCAACGTCGAGGAAGGTAGGTGCAAAGTCGAGATTGCGGATGCGGCCTGGGTTGACCGTACCGGCGGGCACGGTGCCCGGTTCCCACACGACCAGCGGCACGCGGACCGATGCTTCATAGGCATTGCGTTTGTCGATCAGCCCGTGCTCGCCGATCTGGAAACCGTTGTCTGACGTGAACACGACCAGCGTGTCCTTCTCCAGATGGTTCTTGCGCAGATAGTCCATGACCCGGCCAAGGCTGTCGTCGATGGCGGAGAGCGTGCCGTAGTAGTACTTGAGGTACTCGGTCATCGGCACATCTGCGTTGTAAAAGAAGTCGATACCGTGCCACGAATTGCGCTGGTTGAGCACCCACATCGGCTTGCCCGCGTTGTTCTGGGGCGTGTTGGCGGCGCTGGCGGGGAGCGTGAACTTCGCGGTGTCGTACTGGTGGGCGTAGCGCGGCGGGGGCAGCGGGTCGGAGTGGACGCCCTTGTGGCTGAGGTAGAGGAAGAACGGCTTCTTTGGATCACGTTCCTTCGTCAGCCAGTTCATCGCATAATCGGTCAACTCGTCGGTCATGTAGCCTTCCTGGGGCACATGCTTGCCGTCCACGTTGAGGTTGGGCGACCCGTGCTCACTCTCTTCCTTCACCGGCCAGTAGCTGCCCTGCCCCTTGAAGCTGACCCATTTGTCGAAGCCGGGGCGGGGACCATCGGTGCTCTCGCCCATGTGCCACTTCCCGAAGAACGCAGTCTGGTATCCGGCCTGTTGCAGATACTTTGGGAAGAAGATTAGGCCGTTTTCCGAACTGTTGTTGTTGTCGACGACGCCGTGGTTGCGCGCGGTCTGGCCAGTCAGGATCGTGGCGCGACTTGGGCTGCACAGAGAGGATGTGACGACGGCGTTGGGAAAGTAGGTGCCTTCCTTGGCCATGCGATCGATGTTGGGCGTCTTGACGAGGCCCGGCTGGAGGAAGCCCATGCCGTCGTAACGAAGATCGTCCACTAGCACGAAGATCACGTTGCGCGGCCGTTCGCGCGGTGCTTCTGCCGGAGCCGGGGTCTTTGCCGTTGCCGAAGTAGTAGGCAAGACCATGGAGGCGAGGCAGGCAGCGCCCATCAGAGCCCGCGCGAGGATCGAGGTCTTGGTCTTCATCGGCATCCTCATCAGTAGACCATTTCGGTCTCGCGACCGTTGATCGTGATCTTGCGGGTCGTGTGGAGCTTCCACAGGGGGGCGGGCAGACTGGTGCGGAAACGCTCGATCTCGGCGGCGAGATCGGCTGCGGCCTTGGGCTCGCTGCCGCTCAGGTCGCGGCTCTCGTCCGGGTCGGCGGAAAGGTCGTAGAGGTGCGACTGCTTCCAGTCGCGCGATACCCATAGCTTCCGGCTGCCTTGCCGGGCCGCATAGACCGGCTCCTGTCCCCAGACCAGCAGGCGATCGGGATCGGGGTGCCGGGCAGTGTGCACGAGGTCACGCCCGTCCAGTTCGGCGGGCAGCGGGCGGGTCGGATCGGCGGCGTGGAGCACGGTTGCTGCGATGTCGACCGAGGAGACAGGGCTGTCGCTGATACCCTGCGGCTTCAGGCCCTTTGGCCACGACATCATGAACGGCACGCGCACGCCGCCCTCGATATAGGTGAACTTTCCTGCGCCCCACGGGTGGTTGGGATTGCAGAACCCGAAATGGACCGGGCAACCGTTGTCCGAAAGGAACACGACCATCGTGTTGTCGCGGAGGCCCCGTGCTTCCAGCGTGTCCAGAATGCGGCCCACGCCTTCGTCCATCGCAGCGATCATCGCGATATAGGTGCGGCGGACCGGGTCCTTGATCTGCGCGAAGCGATCATAATAGGTCCTGGGCACCTGCAACGGCCAGTGCGGCGCGTTGTAGGCGACATAGGCGAAGAACGGATCGTTGGGCTGCCGCGCCGAGCGGTCGATGAAATCTATCGCGCGATCGGTGATCTGACTGGTGAGATAGCCGGTGAAATCGTCGGCCGGGCGGGCGTCGGGCCCTTCGACCATGGCATGGTTGCCGGTGCGCGGGCGGATCGGATACTTGTCCGCCTTGGTGGGGGTGGTGACGATCCCCGGCGTTTCGGGATTTATATAGTTGGTTTCACCAGCAAGGAAGCCGAAGAACTCGTCGAAGCCACGGTTGGT
The DNA window shown above is from Novosphingobium sp. P6W and carries:
- a CDS encoding sulfatase-like hydrolase/transferase, whose translation is MSHKNLSHTDMSRRTVLGSIAGAGTLAATSGAARAAAPAGRPNILWIVSEDNNPYIGAYGDPLAHTPTIDALAKKGLLFRNAFSNAPVCAPSRFGILTGVYPESCAPANQMRAVGKLPKAFKTYPELMRAAGYFCTNSAKTDYNCDADPQAIWDGQGKAAHWRSREDKNQPFMAVFNYETTHESQIFKPTNGRVMPDMVKLPSFLPDTPGVRQDFASYYNLMEKMDGQLATRLAELEADGLAEDTIVFYYSDNGGVLGRSKRYCFDEGLRCAMVVYVPPKWQHLMPGRPGSEITSPVSFIDLAPTVLALAGAKQPVQMTGKPFLGAHAKPQQYAFGMRNRMDERIDFQRTVTDGRWRYIRNYMPHRPWGQHQAFEWLAKGYQEWEQAYRDGTLNEVQARFFQPKPFEELYDLKADPEELHNLATDPAHRAVRKTLSAAVDAQMMAIHDNGFIPEGMAGEGWAESRDPADYPLKDVMALARTAAIGRIEGLPSLRAALASSVEVLRYWAAIGLLILGDKAAPAKAEMLDAFTRETRPHVRIQLAEALTKMGRTDAAVPALVTLCTPAQPWQIRLHAINALTFLGKAAMPALEVAHMAMNGENEYLKSAGKYLALTLTDCYTPSTPIFDWEGLLAKMRKGGGE
- a CDS encoding sulfatase produces the protein MKTKTSILARALMGAACLASMVLPTTSATAKTPAPAEAPRERPRNVIFVLVDDLRYDGMGFLQPGLVKTPNIDRMAKEGTYFPNAVVTSSLCSPSRATILTGQTARNHGVVDNNNSSENGLIFFPKYLQQAGYQTAFFGKWHMGESTDGPRPGFDKWVSFKGQGSYWPVKEESEHGSPNLNVDGKHVPQEGYMTDELTDYAMNWLTKERDPKKPFFLYLSHKGVHSDPLPPPRYAHQYDTAKFTLPASAANTPQNNAGKPMWVLNQRNSWHGIDFFYNADVPMTEYLKYYYGTLSAIDDSLGRVMDYLRKNHLEKDTLVVFTSDNGFQIGEHGLIDKRNAYEASVRVPLVVWEPGTVPAGTVNPGRIRNLDFAPTFLDVARAQRPAQFEGTSAWKLWEGKTAPADWKPGDFTYEYYWEFNFPMTPGTFAIERDRVKYIAYYGVWDTDELYDLKTDPDEMHNLVNDPKWAAKKQELREALFDQLANSEGRHVIPYGMRDTIGAVRRDVNGARAADFPADWYVKPNPTDRFDPILPDSPAKLNANAASKPLIFTPPLVDELKRQVGGSPK
- a CDS encoding sulfatase, giving the protein MMRRLLTASLLAGACAIGLSGCIATATQADAPAQSARPVAAARPNVVVILVDDLDWADVSTYGRSDVPTPNIDRIAKSGVAFSSGYVAASVCAVSRAGLLTGRMPQRFGFTYNINDEGDEGAGLPVDQKTLAERLRPLGYRTAAFGKWHQGAEKQFYPTNRGFDEFFGFLAGETNYINPETPGIVTTPTKADKYPIRPRTGNHAMVEGPDARPADDFTGYLTSQITDRAIDFIDRSARQPNDPFFAYVAYNAPHWPLQVPRTYYDRFAQIKDPVRRTYIAMIAAMDEGVGRILDTLEARGLRDNTMVVFLSDNGCPVHFGFCNPNHPWGAGKFTYIEGGVRVPFMMSWPKGLKPQGISDSPVSSVDIAATVLHAADPTRPLPAELDGRDLVHTARHPDPDRLLVWGQEPVYAARQGSRKLWVSRDWKQSHLYDLSADPDESRDLSGSEPKAAADLAAEIERFRTSLPAPLWKLHTTRKITINGRETEMVY
- a CDS encoding formylglycine-generating enzyme family protein; this translates as MTWIPGGTFTMGSERFYPEEAPLRRVAVDGFWIDIAPVTNRRFAAFVEATGYTTVAEIVPDRRDYPGMLPGMDRAGSLVFHKSRTPVDTSNPANWWAFEFGADWHYPLGPDSDVESLGLWDHPVVQIAYADAEAYARWAGKDLPTEAEFEFAARGGLEGADYAWGDELAPDGAMMANYWQGLFPFANQMLDGWERTSPVGTYPANGYGLVDMIGNSWEWTSDWWADTPETAKKKAGGSCCTLSNPRGGKLKDSFDPSQPAIRIGRKVLKGGSHLCAANYCQRYRPAARHPEMIDSSTSHIGFRCVLRSTA